A DNA window from Tachysurus fulvidraco isolate hzauxx_2018 chromosome 4, HZAU_PFXX_2.0, whole genome shotgun sequence contains the following coding sequences:
- the LOC113645043 gene encoding heat stress transcription factor B-2b-like isoform X1 has translation MSGNVDSTEGVEISAGMEVRINRRNFPINLWNLVNDPQICSICWDDSGEGILICPEAFKAEVLSKANKEKIFRTTNFINFVRQLNLYGFRKVCPDYKISLTEVSFIQHYFNPDFKRANPELLVNLKRLTPSNRAKLATGQDVSNHTSTFHPVLNSPDISAVVEVQKMGFVAENHCCIPGSLDSNMTCSQQEVASSTHCGYYPDSYNHLQYTGQDPNWESTDVQCDLLSHLLHTGQGPDPRKNHMNLDTVFDADQAAVFFTLLDL, from the exons ATGAGTGGAAACGTCGATTCAACAGAAGGAGTCGAGATATCAG CTGGGATGGAAGTCCGGATCAACCGAAGAAACTTTCCCATCAACTTGTGGAATTTGGTGAATGATCCTCAGATTTGTTCAATCTGCTGGGATGACAGTGGGGAAGGAATTCTAATCTGTCCAGAGGCCTTCAAAGCTGAAGTGCTGTCTAAAGCCAACAAGGAGAAGATCTTCAGAACTACGAATTTCATCAATTTTGTTCGTCAGCTAAACCTGTATGGCTTCAGGAAAGTTTGCCCAGACTATAAGATCTCATTGACAGAAGTGAGCTTCATACAGCACTATTTTAACCCTGACTTCAAACGGGCCAACCCGGAGCTTCTGGTGAATCTAAAGAGACTCACACCTTCCAACAGGGCCAAGCTTGCCACTGGGCAAGATGTCTCCAACCACACAAGTACTTTTCATCCAGTGCTGAATTCACCTGACATCTCTGCTGTGGTCG AAGTCCAGAAGATGGGTTTTGTTGCAGAGAACCATTGCTGTATCCCAGGCTCTTTGGATTCCAACATGACCTGCTCCCAACAAGAAGTTGCCTCCTCCACTCATTGTGGCTATTATCCT GACTCATATAACCACCTCCAGTACACTGGCCAGGATCCAAACTGGGAATCAACTGATGTCCAGTGCGACTTATTGAGCCACCTTCTGCACACTGGCCAGGGTCCAGATCCCAGGAAGAATCACATGAACCTGGACACTGTATTCGATGCAGATCAG GCTGCTGTTTTCTTTACTCTGCTTGACTTGTGA
- the LOC113645043 gene encoding heat shock factor protein 5-like isoform X3: MSGNVDSTEGVEISAGMEVRINRRNFPINLWNLVNDPQICSICWDDSGEGILICPEAFKAEVLSKANKEKIFRTTNFINFVRQLNLYGFRKVCPDYKISLTEVSFIQHYFNPDFKRANPELLVNLKRLTPSNRAKLATGQDVSNHTSTFHPVLNSPDISAVVEVQKMGFVAENHCCIPGSLDSNMTCSQQEVASSTHCGYYPNHLLPRTHITTSSTLARIQTGNQLMSSATY; this comes from the exons ATGAGTGGAAACGTCGATTCAACAGAAGGAGTCGAGATATCAG CTGGGATGGAAGTCCGGATCAACCGAAGAAACTTTCCCATCAACTTGTGGAATTTGGTGAATGATCCTCAGATTTGTTCAATCTGCTGGGATGACAGTGGGGAAGGAATTCTAATCTGTCCAGAGGCCTTCAAAGCTGAAGTGCTGTCTAAAGCCAACAAGGAGAAGATCTTCAGAACTACGAATTTCATCAATTTTGTTCGTCAGCTAAACCTGTATGGCTTCAGGAAAGTTTGCCCAGACTATAAGATCTCATTGACAGAAGTGAGCTTCATACAGCACTATTTTAACCCTGACTTCAAACGGGCCAACCCGGAGCTTCTGGTGAATCTAAAGAGACTCACACCTTCCAACAGGGCCAAGCTTGCCACTGGGCAAGATGTCTCCAACCACACAAGTACTTTTCATCCAGTGCTGAATTCACCTGACATCTCTGCTGTGGTCG AAGTCCAGAAGATGGGTTTTGTTGCAGAGAACCATTGCTGTATCCCAGGCTCTTTGGATTCCAACATGACCTGCTCCCAACAAGAAGTTGCCTCCTCCACTCATTGTGGCTATTATCCT AACCACTTATTGCCCAGGACTCATATAACCACCTCCAGTACACTGGCCAGGATCCAAACTGGGAATCAACTGATGTCCAGTGCGACTTATTGA
- the LOC113645043 gene encoding heat shock factor protein 5-like isoform X2, translated as MSGNVDSTEGVEISAGMEVRINRRNFPINLWNLVNDPQICSICWDDSGEGILICPEAFKAEVLSKANKEKIFRTTNFINFVRQLNLYGFRKVCPDYKISLTEVSFIQHYFNPDFKRANPELLVNLKRLTPSNRAKLATGQDVSNHTSTFHPVLNSPDISAVVENHCCIPGSLDSNMTCSQQEVASSTHCGYYPDSYNHLQYTGQDPNWESTDVQCDLLSHLLHTGQGPDPRKNHMNLDTVFDADQAAVFFTLLDL; from the exons ATGAGTGGAAACGTCGATTCAACAGAAGGAGTCGAGATATCAG CTGGGATGGAAGTCCGGATCAACCGAAGAAACTTTCCCATCAACTTGTGGAATTTGGTGAATGATCCTCAGATTTGTTCAATCTGCTGGGATGACAGTGGGGAAGGAATTCTAATCTGTCCAGAGGCCTTCAAAGCTGAAGTGCTGTCTAAAGCCAACAAGGAGAAGATCTTCAGAACTACGAATTTCATCAATTTTGTTCGTCAGCTAAACCTGTATGGCTTCAGGAAAGTTTGCCCAGACTATAAGATCTCATTGACAGAAGTGAGCTTCATACAGCACTATTTTAACCCTGACTTCAAACGGGCCAACCCGGAGCTTCTGGTGAATCTAAAGAGACTCACACCTTCCAACAGGGCCAAGCTTGCCACTGGGCAAGATGTCTCCAACCACACAAGTACTTTTCATCCAGTGCTGAATTCACCTGACATCTCTGCTGTGGTCG AGAACCATTGCTGTATCCCAGGCTCTTTGGATTCCAACATGACCTGCTCCCAACAAGAAGTTGCCTCCTCCACTCATTGTGGCTATTATCCT GACTCATATAACCACCTCCAGTACACTGGCCAGGATCCAAACTGGGAATCAACTGATGTCCAGTGCGACTTATTGAGCCACCTTCTGCACACTGGCCAGGGTCCAGATCCCAGGAAGAATCACATGAACCTGGACACTGTATTCGATGCAGATCAG GCTGCTGTTTTCTTTACTCTGCTTGACTTGTGA
- the LOC113645043 gene encoding heat shock factor protein 5-like isoform X4 encodes MSGNVDSTEGVEISAGMEVRINRRNFPINLWNLVNDPQICSICWDDSGEGILICPEAFKAEVLSKANKEKIFRTTNFINFVRQLNLYGFRKVCPDYKISLTEVSFIQHYFNPDFKRANPELLVNLKRLTPSNRAKLATGQDVSNHTSTFHPVLNSPDISAVVENHCCIPGSLDSNMTCSQQEVASSTHCGYYPNHLLPRTHITTSSTLARIQTGNQLMSSATY; translated from the exons ATGAGTGGAAACGTCGATTCAACAGAAGGAGTCGAGATATCAG CTGGGATGGAAGTCCGGATCAACCGAAGAAACTTTCCCATCAACTTGTGGAATTTGGTGAATGATCCTCAGATTTGTTCAATCTGCTGGGATGACAGTGGGGAAGGAATTCTAATCTGTCCAGAGGCCTTCAAAGCTGAAGTGCTGTCTAAAGCCAACAAGGAGAAGATCTTCAGAACTACGAATTTCATCAATTTTGTTCGTCAGCTAAACCTGTATGGCTTCAGGAAAGTTTGCCCAGACTATAAGATCTCATTGACAGAAGTGAGCTTCATACAGCACTATTTTAACCCTGACTTCAAACGGGCCAACCCGGAGCTTCTGGTGAATCTAAAGAGACTCACACCTTCCAACAGGGCCAAGCTTGCCACTGGGCAAGATGTCTCCAACCACACAAGTACTTTTCATCCAGTGCTGAATTCACCTGACATCTCTGCTGTGGTCG AGAACCATTGCTGTATCCCAGGCTCTTTGGATTCCAACATGACCTGCTCCCAACAAGAAGTTGCCTCCTCCACTCATTGTGGCTATTATCCT AACCACTTATTGCCCAGGACTCATATAACCACCTCCAGTACACTGGCCAGGATCCAAACTGGGAATCAACTGATGTCCAGTGCGACTTATTGA